The following proteins come from a genomic window of Montipora foliosa isolate CH-2021 chromosome 2, ASM3666993v2, whole genome shotgun sequence:
- the LOC137986166 gene encoding TNF receptor-associated factor 2-like isoform X3 yields the protein MWHRNLVWKNCWLPAMRELILHADAVKQVFPDIFTRREVQAFVVHCTFMDDGCKWKGEVKYFEAHTNSCEYVKVTCVHPECGAMVKKASLPEHLEKECVFRLVTCELCHSQIILDRMMQHHETECPAYSVGCDKCSKEGIPRSKLAEHQNPIVGDCEGIQGPCPFAHIGCSKLEVLSQKEKKEHLTKDNIHHNILLLQFAVRVSREIESVLSADPRIVSRRQQLFVNYDNVIQDILNQMQVHSETGRTLQEKLREHSERITSLERKVATANTSAGSGGASAQRVSEGEGSAISADITRRVINLENKTADHEVLMVENNRTAMETSREAANLRRQLDTVQDTVQETTRRTERRMESIEHSLALRNVTVADLEEFVRQQEFSNYDGQLTWKITEFARKRNEAVSGQQVSFYSPCFFTSRYGYKMCARIYLNGDGMGRGSHISVFFVVMRGQYDALLRWPFRQKVTFMLLDQDNVEHVIDAFRPDPSSSSFQRPRRETNIASGCPMFCSIAELNNHAYVRDDTMFLKVIVDTSDL from the exons GTTTTCCCAGATATCTTTACGAGACGGGAAGTTCAAGCCTTTGTTGTTCATTGTACCTTCATGGATGATGGATGTAAATGGAAGGGAGAAGTTAAGTACTTTGAG GCTCACACTAACAGTTGCGAGTATGTGAAAGTCACTTGTGTACATCCTGAGTGTGGTGCAATGGTAAAAAAAGCCTCACTTCCTGAACATCTGGAAAAGGAATGCGTGTTTCGTTTAGTGACATGTGAACTTTGTCATTCCCAAATAATCCTTGACAGGATGATG CAACATCATGAAACAGAATGTCCAGCTTATTCAGTTGGCTGTGACAAATGCAGTAAGGAAGGAATTCCTCGTAGTAAG TTGGCAGAGCATCAAAATCCCATTGTAGGAGATTGTGAGGGAATACAGGGTCCATGTCCTTTTGCACATATTGGTTGCTCAAAGTTGGAG GTCCTCAgccaaaaggaaaagaaagaacatttgacGAAGGACAACATCCATCACAATATTCTCCTCCTTCAGTTTGCTGTTCGTGTCAGCAGAGAAATTGAATCTGTCCTGAGCGCTGATCCTAGAATTGTCTCCCGGAGACAACAACTATTTGTGAACTACGACAATGTCATTCAAGATATCCTTAACCAGATGCAAGTACATTCAGAGACAGGGAGAACTCTTCAAGAAAAACTGCGAGAACACAGTGAGAGGATTACATCGTTGGAAAGAAAGGTGGCGACAGCGAATACATCAGCTGGGTCTGGTGGGGCATCTGCTCAACGTGTTTCTGAGGGTGAAGGCAGCGCAATCAGTGCTGATATCACAAGAAGAGTGATAAATCTAGAGAACAAAACTGCAGACCACGAAGTACTTATGGTGGAAAACAATCGCACCGCGATGGAAACAAGTCGAGAAGCTGCCAATCTTAGGAGACAGCTTGATACTGTGCAGGATACTGTGCAGGAGACTACACGGAGGACAGAGCGAAGGATGGAGTCCATTGAGCACTCACTGGCTCTGAGGAACGTCACCGTTGCTGATCTAGAAGAGTTTGTGCGCCAGCAAGAGTTTTCAAACTACGACGGCCAGTTGACGTGGAAGATTACCGAATTTGCTCGAAAACGAAATGAAGCCGTGAGTGGCCAACAGGTGTCTTTCTACAGCCCGTGCTTCTTCACCAGTCGCTATGGATACAAAATGTGCGCACGGATCTATTTGAATGGAGACGGCATGGGGCGAGGCTCACACATCTCGGTTTTCTTTGTTGTCATGCGCGGGCAATACGATGCGTTGCTCCGGTGGCCATTCAGACAGAAGGTGACCTTCATGCTGTTGGATCAAGACAATGTAGAACACGTGATTGATGCCTTCAGACCTGATCCAAGCAGCTCATCCTTCCAGAGACCAAGAAGAGAAACAAACATCGCCAGTGGTTGCCCCATGTTCTGTTCCATCGCGGAACTGAATAATCATGCATATGTGCGTGACGACACCATGTTTTTGAAAGTCATCGTGGATACCTCGGATTTGTAG
- the LOC137986166 gene encoding TNF receptor-associated factor 2-like isoform X4 codes for MTCLQDQTEFSANEVFPDIFTRREVQAFVVHCTFMDDGCKWKGEVKYFEAHTNSCEYVKVTCVHPECGAMVKKASLPEHLEKECVFRLVTCELCHSQIILDRMMQHHETECPAYSVGCDKCSKEGIPRSKLAEHQNPIVGDCEGIQGPCPFAHIGCSKLEVLSQKEKKEHLTKDNIHHNILLLQFAVRVSREIESVLSADPRIVSRRQQLFVNYDNVIQDILNQMQVHSETGRTLQEKLREHSERITSLERKVATANTSAGSGGASAQRVSEGEGSAISADITRRVINLENKTADHEVLMVENNRTAMETSREAANLRRQLDTVQDTVQETTRRTERRMESIEHSLALRNVTVADLEEFVRQQEFSNYDGQLTWKITEFARKRNEAVSGQQVSFYSPCFFTSRYGYKMCARIYLNGDGMGRGSHISVFFVVMRGQYDALLRWPFRQKVTFMLLDQDNVEHVIDAFRPDPSSSSFQRPRRETNIASGCPMFCSIAELNNHAYVRDDTMFLKVIVDTSDL; via the exons GTTTTCCCAGATATCTTTACGAGACGGGAAGTTCAAGCCTTTGTTGTTCATTGTACCTTCATGGATGATGGATGTAAATGGAAGGGAGAAGTTAAGTACTTTGAG GCTCACACTAACAGTTGCGAGTATGTGAAAGTCACTTGTGTACATCCTGAGTGTGGTGCAATGGTAAAAAAAGCCTCACTTCCTGAACATCTGGAAAAGGAATGCGTGTTTCGTTTAGTGACATGTGAACTTTGTCATTCCCAAATAATCCTTGACAGGATGATG CAACATCATGAAACAGAATGTCCAGCTTATTCAGTTGGCTGTGACAAATGCAGTAAGGAAGGAATTCCTCGTAGTAAG TTGGCAGAGCATCAAAATCCCATTGTAGGAGATTGTGAGGGAATACAGGGTCCATGTCCTTTTGCACATATTGGTTGCTCAAAGTTGGAG GTCCTCAgccaaaaggaaaagaaagaacatttgacGAAGGACAACATCCATCACAATATTCTCCTCCTTCAGTTTGCTGTTCGTGTCAGCAGAGAAATTGAATCTGTCCTGAGCGCTGATCCTAGAATTGTCTCCCGGAGACAACAACTATTTGTGAACTACGACAATGTCATTCAAGATATCCTTAACCAGATGCAAGTACATTCAGAGACAGGGAGAACTCTTCAAGAAAAACTGCGAGAACACAGTGAGAGGATTACATCGTTGGAAAGAAAGGTGGCGACAGCGAATACATCAGCTGGGTCTGGTGGGGCATCTGCTCAACGTGTTTCTGAGGGTGAAGGCAGCGCAATCAGTGCTGATATCACAAGAAGAGTGATAAATCTAGAGAACAAAACTGCAGACCACGAAGTACTTATGGTGGAAAACAATCGCACCGCGATGGAAACAAGTCGAGAAGCTGCCAATCTTAGGAGACAGCTTGATACTGTGCAGGATACTGTGCAGGAGACTACACGGAGGACAGAGCGAAGGATGGAGTCCATTGAGCACTCACTGGCTCTGAGGAACGTCACCGTTGCTGATCTAGAAGAGTTTGTGCGCCAGCAAGAGTTTTCAAACTACGACGGCCAGTTGACGTGGAAGATTACCGAATTTGCTCGAAAACGAAATGAAGCCGTGAGTGGCCAACAGGTGTCTTTCTACAGCCCGTGCTTCTTCACCAGTCGCTATGGATACAAAATGTGCGCACGGATCTATTTGAATGGAGACGGCATGGGGCGAGGCTCACACATCTCGGTTTTCTTTGTTGTCATGCGCGGGCAATACGATGCGTTGCTCCGGTGGCCATTCAGACAGAAGGTGACCTTCATGCTGTTGGATCAAGACAATGTAGAACACGTGATTGATGCCTTCAGACCTGATCCAAGCAGCTCATCCTTCCAGAGACCAAGAAGAGAAACAAACATCGCCAGTGGTTGCCCCATGTTCTGTTCCATCGCGGAACTGAATAATCATGCATATGTGCGTGACGACACCATGTTTTTGAAAGTCATCGTGGATACCTCGGATTTGTAG